One Mesorhizobium sp. J428 DNA segment encodes these proteins:
- a CDS encoding MFS transporter, translating to MVERSGQRVDWRALWASGDLGLFCFVSLGILLHATMETMMATIMPALVGDLEGVTLVGWTFAIYELGAIVAGTAAGRLVSYVSLRGNMVGAATLYGCGALICALAPTMPILLAGRLIEGLGGGGLVSLAYVSVERLFARAIWPQLFGIMSAIWGVAAFSGPLLGALISTAFGWRWTFGAFAIAGVAMAAVSYVVLRMPEARRVTGDEPPPFPVPALATLACAVILIAFAGVTASAYASLALLAAGVFGLWLFFRVDALMPRSRLFPHRPFDWSTALGSGMTMVAALSVSTVSFAIYAPLLLTSLHGVPVLTTGYIIAAESIAWSILSILVAGAPPHRERLIIVGGALMITAGLAGFSVAIPAGNIPAILFCALLQGGGFGIAWPFVTRIIVASAPPQDSTVASSAVPALQRIGYATGAAAAGIVANSSGFAEGLSGETAAGVARWLFLAFLPLALIGCAAAIRMSRAG from the coding sequence ATGGTCGAACGATCCGGACAGCGGGTAGACTGGCGCGCGCTGTGGGCGAGCGGCGACCTCGGCCTGTTCTGCTTCGTCAGCCTCGGTATTCTTCTCCACGCCACCATGGAAACCATGATGGCGACGATCATGCCGGCCCTCGTAGGCGACCTCGAGGGCGTGACGCTCGTCGGCTGGACCTTCGCCATCTACGAACTCGGTGCGATCGTGGCCGGCACGGCCGCCGGCCGGCTGGTGTCCTATGTCTCCCTGCGCGGCAACATGGTCGGCGCGGCCACTCTCTACGGCTGCGGGGCGCTGATTTGCGCGCTGGCGCCGACGATGCCGATCCTGCTGGCCGGGCGGCTGATCGAAGGGCTCGGCGGCGGCGGGCTCGTCTCGCTCGCCTATGTCTCGGTCGAGCGGTTGTTCGCGCGGGCGATCTGGCCGCAGCTCTTCGGCATCATGTCCGCCATCTGGGGCGTGGCCGCGTTCAGCGGGCCGCTGCTCGGCGCCCTGATCTCGACGGCCTTCGGCTGGCGCTGGACCTTCGGCGCCTTCGCGATCGCCGGTGTCGCCATGGCGGCGGTCAGCTATGTGGTGCTGCGCATGCCCGAGGCGCGGCGCGTCACCGGCGACGAGCCGCCGCCATTTCCGGTTCCAGCGCTCGCCACACTGGCCTGCGCTGTGATCCTGATCGCGTTTGCCGGTGTCACGGCCAGTGCCTACGCCTCGCTCGCGCTGCTGGCGGCAGGCGTCTTCGGCCTGTGGCTGTTCTTCAGGGTGGACGCGCTGATGCCGCGGTCGCGCCTGTTTCCGCACCGGCCCTTCGACTGGTCGACGGCGCTGGGATCGGGCATGACGATGGTCGCCGCCCTGTCCGTCTCGACCGTGTCCTTCGCGATCTATGCGCCGTTGCTGCTGACCAGCCTGCACGGCGTCCCAGTGCTGACGACGGGCTACATCATCGCGGCCGAATCGATCGCGTGGTCGATCCTGTCGATCCTCGTGGCGGGCGCACCGCCGCATCGCGAGCGCCTCATCATCGTCGGCGGCGCACTGATGATCACGGCGGGGCTGGCCGGCTTCTCGGTGGCGATCCCCGCCGGCAACATCCCGGCGATCCTCTTTTGTGCGCTGCTGCAGGGCGGCGGCTTCGGCATCGCGTGGCCGTTCGTGACGCGGATCATCGTCGCATCCGCTCCCCCGCAGGACAGCACGGTCGCCTCCTCGGCGGTACCGGCGCTGCAGCGGATCGGCTACGCGACGGGGGCGGCGGCCGCCGGCATCGTCGCCAATTCCAGCGGCTTCGCCGAGGGGCTTTCGGGCGAGACCGCGGCAGGCGTCGCCCGCTGGCTGTTCCTCGCCTTCCTGCCGCTAGCGCTGATCGGCTGCGCGGCGGCGATCAGGATGTCGCGCGCCGGCTGA
- a CDS encoding aminoglycoside phosphotransferase family protein, with product MIFKFPEGEEAETALRREARLLQAVAPRVSLPVPRMTLHDGPPLFSRHDKLPGVTLERAAYDALTQAQRDGLAGDLARFFADLHAIEPQAMRAAGAEPVGWWDTHDETLAPVWERLPRSIAEEGRKAIAAYRNLPPDPLGERYGFFDAHGWNMAFDVRAGRLNGIFDFADSGFGPVHREFAPVSLVAPDLAARTARAYAAASGREVSLRRIFLLTAAMRLSEYAGALETGVGAEWVRDLVVEWFEQRDVR from the coding sequence CTGATCTTCAAGTTCCCCGAAGGCGAGGAGGCCGAGACGGCGCTGCGGCGCGAAGCCAGGCTGCTGCAGGCGGTGGCGCCACGTGTCTCTCTGCCCGTTCCCCGCATGACGCTGCATGACGGGCCGCCGCTTTTTTCCCGTCACGACAAGCTGCCCGGCGTCACGCTGGAGCGAGCCGCCTATGATGCGCTGACACAGGCGCAACGCGACGGGCTCGCCGGCGATCTCGCGCGCTTCTTCGCCGACCTGCACGCGATCGAGCCGCAGGCCATGCGCGCCGCCGGGGCGGAACCCGTCGGCTGGTGGGACACGCACGATGAGACCCTGGCACCAGTGTGGGAGCGTCTGCCGCGTTCGATCGCCGAAGAGGGGCGCAAGGCGATTGCGGCCTATCGGAACTTGCCGCCCGATCCGCTCGGCGAGCGCTACGGCTTCTTCGACGCCCATGGCTGGAACATGGCCTTCGATGTCAGGGCCGGGCGGCTGAACGGGATCTTCGACTTCGCCGATTCCGGCTTCGGGCCGGTGCACCGCGAGTTTGCGCCTGTATCGCTCGTCGCTCCCGACCTCGCCGCGCGCACTGCCCGCGCCTATGCCGCGGCGTCGGGACGCGAGGTGAGCCTGCGGCGCATCTTCCTTCTCACCGCGGCGATGCGGCTGTCGGAATATGCCGGTGCGCTGGAGACGGGCGTCGGCGCAGAGTGGGTGCGCGACCTCGTCGTCGAATGGTTCGAGCAGCGCGACGTGCGCTAG
- a CDS encoding NAD(P)(+) transhydrogenase (Re/Si-specific) subunit beta, translating into MSANLASFLYLVSGVLFIMALRGLSHPTTSRQGNIYGMIGMAIAIVTTLALATPSASGFGLILVGLAIGGGVGAITARRIAMTSMPQLVAAFHSLVGMAAVMVAAAAMYAPESFGIGTIGDIHGQALVEMSLGVAIGAITFTGSVIAFLKLDGRMSGKPILLPMRHVINAALGIALVVLIVLLVTTQSYTIFWLIVIASLVLGVLLIVPIGGADMPVVVSMLNSYSGWAAAALGFTLGNLALIITGALVGSSGAILSYIMCKGMNRSFISVILGGFGGETAAAAGDDGIQRTVKQGSADDAAYLMANAQKVIIVPGYGMAVAQAQHALREMADKLKAKGVEVKYAIHPVAGRMPGHMNVLLAEANVPYDEVFELEDINSEFAQADVAYVIGANDVTNPSARDDKSSPIYGMPILDVDKARTCLFVKRSLGSGYAGIDNTLFYKDGTMMLLGDAKKMTEEIVKALDH; encoded by the coding sequence ATGTCCGCCAATCTCGCCTCTTTCCTCTACCTCGTCTCCGGCGTCCTGTTCATCATGGCGCTGCGCGGTCTGTCGCATCCGACGACCAGCCGCCAGGGCAACATCTACGGCATGATCGGCATGGCGATCGCCATCGTCACGACGCTGGCGCTGGCGACTCCGTCGGCGAGCGGCTTCGGCCTGATCCTTGTCGGCCTCGCCATCGGCGGCGGCGTCGGCGCGATCACCGCGCGGCGCATTGCCATGACCTCGATGCCGCAGCTGGTCGCCGCCTTCCATTCGCTGGTCGGCATGGCGGCAGTGATGGTGGCGGCAGCCGCCATGTATGCGCCCGAAAGCTTCGGCATTGGCACCATCGGCGACATCCACGGCCAGGCGCTGGTCGAGATGAGCCTCGGCGTCGCCATCGGCGCGATCACCTTCACCGGCTCGGTCATCGCTTTCCTCAAGCTCGACGGGCGGATGTCCGGCAAGCCGATCCTGCTGCCGATGCGCCACGTCATCAATGCGGCGCTCGGCATCGCGCTGGTGGTGCTGATCGTGCTGCTCGTCACGACGCAGAGCTACACCATCTTCTGGCTGATCGTGATCGCCTCGCTGGTGCTGGGCGTGCTGCTCATCGTGCCGATCGGCGGCGCCGACATGCCGGTCGTCGTGTCGATGCTGAACTCCTATTCCGGCTGGGCGGCGGCGGCCTTGGGCTTCACGCTCGGCAACCTCGCGCTGATCATCACGGGCGCGCTGGTCGGCTCGTCCGGCGCGATTCTGTCCTACATCATGTGCAAGGGCATGAACCGCTCCTTCATCTCCGTCATCCTCGGCGGCTTCGGCGGCGAGACGGCGGCGGCTGCCGGCGACGACGGCATCCAGCGCACGGTCAAGCAGGGTTCGGCGGACGATGCCGCCTATCTGATGGCCAATGCGCAGAAGGTCATCATCGTGCCTGGCTACGGCATGGCGGTCGCCCAGGCGCAGCATGCACTGCGCGAGATGGCCGACAAGCTCAAGGCCAAGGGCGTCGAGGTGAAATATGCGATCCATCCGGTCGCGGGCCGCATGCCCGGCCACATGAACGTGCTGCTCGCCGAGGCCAATGTGCCCTATGACGAGGTGTTCGAGCTGGAGGACATCAACTCCGAGTTCGCGCAGGCCGACGTCGCCTATGTCATTGGCGCCAACGACGTGACCAACCCGTCCGCGCGCGACGACAAGTCCTCGCCGATCTACGGCATGCCGATCCTCGACGTCGACAAGGCCCGCACCTGCCTGTTCGTCAAGCGCTCGCTCGGCTCCGGCTATGCCGGCATCGACAACACGCTGTTCTACAAGGACGGCACCATGATGCTGCTCGGCGACGCCAAGAAGATGACCGAGGAAATCGTCAAGGCGCTGGATCACTGA
- a CDS encoding NAD(P) transhydrogenase subunit alpha: MEKSALERALDQLDQAVAAVRIALSDSNVADAAGAVAHGVSGGAVDPFVFRLAIFVLAIFVGYYVVWSVTPALHTPLMAVTNAISSVIVVGALLAVGISASGLATGFGFVALVLASVNIFGGFLVTQRMLAMYKKKEK; the protein is encoded by the coding sequence ATGGAAAAATCGGCTCTCGAAAGGGCGTTGGACCAGCTCGACCAGGCGGTCGCGGCGGTTCGCATCGCGCTCTCTGACAGCAATGTCGCCGACGCGGCGGGCGCTGTGGCGCACGGCGTGTCGGGCGGCGCGGTCGATCCCTTCGTCTTCCGCCTCGCGATCTTCGTGCTGGCGATCTTCGTCGGCTACTACGTGGTCTGGTCGGTGACACCGGCGCTGCACACGCCGCTGATGGCCGTCACCAACGCCATATCGTCGGTGATCGTGGTCGGCGCGCTGCTCGCGGTCGGCATCTCGGCCTCAGGCCTTGCCACCGGCTTCGGCTTCGTCGCGCTGGTGCTCGCCTCGGTCAACATCTTCGGCGGGTTCCTCGTCACCCAGCGCATGCTGGCGATGTACAAGAAGAAAGAGAAGTAA
- a CDS encoding alpha/beta hydrolase: MATTSHPNRLTNTIVLIHGAWMTSASWDNFRKPLEAAGYTVHTPTWPYLEKGTAAELRANPPEGLGRLTAGAIADHYAKFIDTLPEKPLIIGHSMGGLVTQLLLDRGYGVAGVALDPGPIAGVIPDFLSLTAAIPVLLRWNAWNRTYTLPKATFDARFANTAPPALRDEAYDKYVVPTSGRLFAQAATGIGVGVDTKARKQPLLVTAAEHDRTVAPALSRAIWRKQKKSAARTDFVEFPGLSHFLAAEPGHEKVAAYVLDWAEKL, encoded by the coding sequence ATGGCCACGACTTCCCACCCCAACCGCCTCACCAATACGATCGTCCTCATCCACGGCGCGTGGATGACGTCGGCGTCCTGGGACAACTTCCGCAAGCCGCTGGAGGCAGCTGGCTACACCGTCCATACGCCGACCTGGCCCTATCTTGAGAAGGGCACCGCCGCGGAACTGCGCGCGAACCCGCCGGAAGGTCTTGGCCGGCTGACCGCCGGCGCGATCGCCGATCACTACGCGAAGTTCATCGACACGCTGCCGGAAAAGCCGCTGATCATCGGCCATTCGATGGGCGGGCTGGTGACCCAGCTCCTGCTCGACAGGGGATACGGCGTCGCCGGCGTGGCTCTGGACCCGGGTCCAATCGCGGGTGTCATCCCCGACTTTCTGTCGCTCACCGCGGCCATTCCCGTGCTGCTGCGCTGGAACGCCTGGAACCGCACCTACACGCTGCCGAAGGCGACGTTCGACGCCCGCTTCGCCAACACCGCGCCGCCGGCGCTGCGTGACGAGGCTTACGACAAGTATGTTGTGCCGACCTCGGGCCGTCTCTTCGCGCAGGCGGCCACCGGCATCGGCGTCGGCGTTGATACGAAGGCGCGCAAGCAGCCCTTGCTGGTCACCGCGGCCGAGCACGACCGTACCGTGGCGCCCGCGTTGTCCCGCGCCATCTGGCGCAAGCAGAAGAAGTCGGCTGCGCGCACCGATTTCGTCGAGTTCCCCGGGCTGTCGCATTTCCTCGCGGCCGAGCCGGGCCACGAGAAGGTGGCGGCCTACGTGCTCGACTGGGCGGAGAAGCTGTAG
- a CDS encoding MarR family winged helix-turn-helix transcriptional regulator: MTDAPSPLDIDFVAHPELMDQVTLDVMPCFAIYSAANAVTRFYRKALAETGLTYPQYLVMMVLWETKGVTMKALGERLGLDSNTLTPLVKKLETRGLVTRARSKADERLLDIAPTEAGMALRRTGCEAAIAMTANSGETFESQAELRARIMRVRDGLDAFAADMPADAA; encoded by the coding sequence ATGACCGACGCCCCTTCCCCGCTCGACATCGATTTCGTCGCCCACCCCGAACTTATGGATCAGGTCACGCTCGACGTGATGCCCTGCTTCGCGATCTATTCCGCCGCCAATGCGGTGACGCGATTCTATCGCAAGGCGCTCGCCGAGACCGGGCTGACCTATCCGCAATATCTGGTGATGATGGTGCTGTGGGAGACCAAGGGCGTCACCATGAAGGCCCTGGGCGAACGCCTCGGGCTGGACTCCAACACCTTGACCCCCCTGGTGAAGAAGCTGGAAACGCGCGGGCTGGTGACACGCGCCCGGAGCAAGGCGGACGAGCGCCTGCTCGACATCGCGCCCACCGAAGCCGGCATGGCGCTGCGCCGGACCGGCTGCGAGGCGGCGATCGCCATGACCGCCAACTCGGGCGAAACCTTCGAGAGTCAGGCGGAGCTTAGGGCGCGCATCATGCGGGTGCGCGACGGGCTTGACGCCTTCGCCGCGGACATGCCGGCCGATGCGGCCTGA
- a CDS encoding diguanylate cyclase domain-containing protein, whose product MRRLNRLSIFKKNGGRRSLQSHLFAIMLFAVVPVVAATALAVWQAGTAFHSSSESRLRDTAQTLANAVEAELVGTFTSLSTLANLYAGGRNTAQSFEPWLNEAGTHLGGTLHVVARGSTDTGPGNAAYATGLRAIESRSRAISNLIDPALGKDARIALAVPFETVGGQLQALVFVAGPDRLVHLLQGAGLEGSDFLVAVTDGAGHLVGRSRDADRFIGKPVPDWGKLQGMDRASGIFDATTKEGSEVMFSFRKLAGTPGWVVVVGENLDAFNARWQGPLATLALSAMIAFSIALLGAVWMAQRILAPVKALAAYGRGIAEGEQLSDGAHLRRSSIAEFESLRESFIAAQTELRERAEREKEIAGTLALSERRYRAVAEAGALVFWQRDRAGPITQVTGWRELTGRSDADAVGLGWMASVHAEDLPVVESAWAECVAKGSDVDVEARVLTPAGWKWVRARGAPIRDAAGEIVEWVGSLEDIDARRNAQARIAHMAHHDSLTGLGNRALMARRMAEAIQATRDGGCSALLCIDLDRFKLVNDTMGHPVGDALLCAVAARLKQCVADTDVVIRTGGDEFAVIQANSSWATASQLSAKIVRSLSDPFTLRRQPVSIGASIGVAFIDDPRIGDSELMRRADLALYAAKTAGRGQFHLFDPRTDLPRRPARPKPAVREKMRSR is encoded by the coding sequence AGCCTTTCACAGCTCGTCGGAAAGCCGACTGCGCGATACTGCACAAACCCTCGCAAACGCCGTCGAGGCGGAACTCGTCGGCACATTCACCTCGCTCTCGACCCTTGCCAATCTCTATGCCGGCGGCCGCAATACCGCCCAGTCGTTCGAACCCTGGCTGAACGAGGCCGGCACCCATCTCGGCGGAACGCTGCATGTCGTGGCCAGGGGATCGACCGACACAGGGCCGGGCAACGCGGCATACGCGACCGGACTGCGCGCGATCGAGAGCCGCAGCCGCGCCATCTCGAACCTGATCGATCCCGCCCTGGGCAAGGACGCCCGCATCGCCCTCGCGGTGCCGTTCGAAACCGTCGGAGGGCAGCTCCAGGCGCTCGTCTTCGTCGCGGGACCTGACAGGCTCGTGCACCTGCTCCAGGGGGCCGGACTGGAAGGGTCGGATTTCCTCGTCGCCGTGACCGACGGCGCCGGCCATCTCGTCGGGCGCTCGCGCGACGCCGACAGGTTCATCGGCAAGCCGGTGCCCGACTGGGGCAAGCTTCAGGGCATGGACCGTGCCAGCGGCATCTTCGACGCAACGACCAAGGAAGGCAGCGAGGTCATGTTCTCCTTCCGCAAGCTCGCCGGCACACCGGGCTGGGTCGTGGTCGTCGGCGAGAATCTGGATGCGTTCAACGCGCGCTGGCAGGGGCCGCTCGCGACCCTTGCGCTCAGCGCGATGATCGCCTTTTCCATCGCGCTCCTCGGCGCCGTGTGGATGGCACAGCGCATCCTGGCGCCCGTGAAAGCGCTGGCCGCCTATGGCCGCGGTATCGCCGAGGGCGAGCAGCTGTCCGACGGGGCACACCTGCGGCGCTCCTCGATCGCCGAGTTCGAAAGCCTCCGCGAGAGCTTCATCGCCGCGCAGACGGAGCTGCGCGAGCGGGCGGAGCGCGAGAAAGAGATCGCCGGCACGCTAGCGTTGAGCGAACGGCGCTACCGCGCGGTCGCCGAGGCGGGCGCGCTGGTCTTCTGGCAACGCGACCGCGCCGGCCCGATCACGCAGGTCACCGGCTGGCGCGAACTCACCGGCCGCAGCGACGCCGACGCCGTCGGCCTGGGCTGGATGGCCAGCGTCCATGCGGAGGACCTGCCGGTGGTGGAATCCGCCTGGGCCGAATGCGTTGCGAAGGGCAGCGACGTCGATGTCGAGGCTAGGGTTCTCACGCCGGCGGGATGGAAATGGGTCAGGGCCCGCGGCGCACCGATCCGCGATGCGGCGGGAGAGATCGTCGAATGGGTCGGCTCGCTGGAAGACATCGATGCCCGCCGCAACGCCCAGGCGCGCATCGCCCACATGGCGCACCACGATTCGCTGACCGGGCTCGGCAACCGCGCCCTCATGGCCAGGCGCATGGCCGAGGCGATCCAGGCAACACGCGACGGCGGCTGCTCGGCTTTGCTGTGCATCGACCTCGACCGCTTCAAGCTGGTGAACGACACGATGGGCCACCCGGTGGGCGATGCCCTGCTGTGCGCGGTCGCCGCGAGGCTGAAGCAGTGCGTGGCCGACACCGATGTCGTCATCCGCACCGGCGGCGACGAATTCGCCGTCATCCAGGCGAACTCCAGCTGGGCGACGGCGAGCCAGCTGTCGGCGAAGATCGTTAGGTCGCTGTCCGATCCTTTCACGCTGCGCCGCCAGCCCGTGTCCATCGGCGCGAGCATCGGCGTCGCGTTCATCGACGATCCGCGCATCGGGGACAGCGAGTTGATGCGGCGCGCCGACCTCGCCCTTTACGCAGCGAAGACGGCCGGGCGCGGGCAGTTCCATCTCTTCGACCCGAGGACGGACCTGCCGCGCCGACCGGCAAGACCGAAGCCGGCCGTGCGCGAGAAGATGCGCAGCCGCTGA